One part of the Ornithodoros turicata isolate Travis chromosome 2, ASM3712646v1, whole genome shotgun sequence genome encodes these proteins:
- the LOC135386404 gene encoding uncharacterized protein LOC135386404 — MISSSDSDSSDSLAVKLWFASRRKARRYGVHPLNQERPKEGYFHTYFQRLKTYPERFSEHVRMSLSTFEYILNMMTPEVEMQLNIPPNVVNPISVEERLVVTLRFLATGNSYASLAAEFRLGHTTVSDIVKQMLPLLWKVLQPLHMKPPTAEGFREIAHNFYRKWGFPNCAGAIDGKHIRILSPKWSGTMFFNYKSYFSIVLQAVSDAEYRFIFIEVGSYGKESDGGIFRTSALYDRITKGTLGIPEDRGLPDSNVAAPFVFIGDEAYPLLKHLMKPYARRTLDPAKEKFNVALSRARKTIECAFGIAAGKWRILRKSIETNVGIAEWAVKAACVLHNVVIDKENVDLHHAGDVLSRAPTGRRNHGASAEAVEVRNHFKNFFNDV, encoded by the exons aTGATTTCTTCATctgacagcgacagttcggacTCTCTTGCGGTCAAGTTATGGTTCGCGTCAAGGAGGAAAGCCAGAAGATATGGAGTTCACCCTTTGAATCAAGAACGCCCTAAAGAAGGCTATTTTCACACGTATTTTCAGCGCTTGAAGACCTATCCCGAAAGGTTCTCTGAACACGTCAGGATGTCACTGTCCACATTCGAGTACATACTGAACATGATGACACCTGAAGTGGAAATGCAGCTGAATATCCCTCCAAACGTCGTGAACCCTATATCTGTCGAGGAGCGGCTCGTAGTTACATTAAG GTTTTTAGCAACCGGAAACTCCTATGCAAGTCTGGCAGCAGAATTTCGACTCGGGCATACAACAGTTTCGGATATCGTCAAACAGATGTTACCACTGCTGTGGAAAGTCTTACAGCCACTCCATATGAAGCCACCAACCGCGGAAGGCTTCAGAGAAATTGCTCACAACTTTTACCGGAAGTGGGGATTCCCAAATTGTGCCGGAGCCATAGACGGCAAACACATCCGGATACTATCTCCAAAATGGTCCGGAACTATGTTTTTCAACTACAAGAGCTATTTCTCGATAGTCCTGCAAGCCGTCAGCGACGCAGAGTACAGATTCATTTTCATTGAGGTCGGATCTTACGGGAAGGAAAGCGATGGAGGCATTTTTAGGACCTCAGCGTTGTACGACAGGATTACAAAGGGTACACTTGGCATCCCCGAAGACAGAGGCCTCCCGGATAGCAACGTAGCGGCACCCTTTGTATTCATCGGTGACGAAGCCTACCCATTGCTCAAGCATCTGATGAAGCCGTACGCAAGAAGAACCCTTGACCCAGCAAAAGAGAAGTTCAACGTAGCCCTTTCTAGAGCAAGGAAGACCATTGAATGTGCTTTTGGCATTGCCGCTGGAAAGTGGAGAATACTGCGAAAGTCAATTGAGACGAATGTGGGCATAGCGGAGTGGGCAGTTAAGGCAGCCTGTGTCCTGCATAACGTCGTTATTGACAAGGAAAACGTGGATCTTCACCATGCCGGGGACGTACTTTCCAGGGCCCCAACGGGAAGAAGGAATCATGGTGCTTCTGCCGAAGCCGTTGAAGTGCGCAATCACTTCAAGAACTTTTTTAACGATGTGTGA